Within the Gordonia westfalica genome, the region GAAGGCGATCAACCCGTCGCCCGGGAGTCCGGTCGCCTCGCAGAGTCGTGCGAGACCCGACGCCTTGTGCGTGCCGGGCACCGACAGTTCGACGAGTCCGTTGTCGGTGGAGAAGGTCACCTGCGCGAGGTCGCCGACGAACGGCTGCAACCGCGCCGCCATCACGCCGCTCGGCATATCCGGTTTGCGCACGAGCAACTTCACCGCCGGTTCGCTGAACACCTCGTCGTCGCCGACCTCGACATGGTCGGGGTTCAGCCAGGCGTGCTCGTAGCCGGCGCTCGCGACGAACGGGGCCGTCGCCGCGTCGTGCGCGGACCGTCCGGCGCGTTCGGCGGCGATGCCGCATCCCGGGATCTGTTGGTAGGCAATCTCTCCCAGCTTCACGAGGGCGTCGGGTTCGAGGTTCGCCGACCACAGCACCCGATCGTGCTCGGCGTCGTAGATGATGGCGCCGTTGGCGCACACCGCGTACCGGACGAACGCGTCGGTCCCGGCGAACTGGTCGGTGATCTCGGCGATCCACCGGGGCGGGCGGCCGGTCGCCAGCACGAACTCCACCCCGGCCGCGCGGGCCGCCGACAGCACGGACACGGTGCGCGACGAGACCCGGTTCTCGTCGTCGATGAGTGTTCCGTCCACGTCGCTGGCGATGAGGGTGGGTGGACCGAATGTCATCTGTTTCCTCTGTCTCGGGATTCTTCTGCGGCCTTGCGGGCGCGGGCTTCGGCTTTGCGGAGTGCTTCGTCGGCTTCGATGACCGCGGCCTCCGGCGGCGTCGGGGCCGAACCGCCGAGCCGGGACGGCACCCAGAACTCACCCGCCGGGTGCGGTCCGTAGGCGTCCTGGACCTCGAGGAGCATGGAGTTCATCGCGTCGCGGAGTCGCAGCGTTTCGCGTTCGGGCTTCTCGGCAGCGTCGACCGTGAACGGCAACCCGTACCGGATGTGCACCGGAAGCCTGCTGCGACCCATGTTCCGCGTGCCGCCCCCGGCCCCGCGCGTACCGCTCTTCGTCCACTGGCGGTGGGCGCCCCACACGATCGCCGGGACGATCGGGACCCCGGCCTCGGCGGCCATCCGCACCGCGCCGCTCTTGAACTCCTTGAGCTCGAAGCTGCGGCTGATCGTGGCCTCGGGATACACCGCGACGATGTGGCCGTCACGAAGGCGTCCGAGCGCCGCGCGGTAGGCCTCCGCCCCGCGGGATCGGTCCACCGCGACGGTCTTCGTGTGGTTGACCAGGAATCGCATGATCGCGACGTCCATGACCTCGGACTTGATGAGGAACCTCGTGCGCCGGCCCGCGCGCTGGACGCCCAGCGCGGCGGGGATGAAGTCGACATAGCCGGTGTGGTTGACGCACAGCACCGCACCGCCGGTCTCCGGGATGTTCTGGACCCCGGTGAAATGCAGGTCGAGGCCCTGGGCGCGGACGAGCGTGTTCGCGATGATCTCCAGGGTCCGGTATACCGGCTCCCGTTCTCGACGCGCCCCACTGCTCATGGGTCAAGGTTAACGGTCAGGGGTTGTCGCGCTCAGCGCGCTTGGCAGCGCGCTCGGCCTGCTCCTCGGCGTCCATGCGGTTGGCCTCCTCGAGCGTCGGCGCCGATCCGCCGAGTCTCGCGGGCACCCAGAACTCGCCCTTGGGGTGTTCGCCGTAGGCGTCCTGCAGTTCGATCAGCTTGGCGCTCATGACCTCGTGCAGCTTCGCGGTGAGTGCGTCGGGGTCCCCGGTCGGTTCGAGCGCTTCGCAGACCCCGATCGAGATCGGGTAGCCGGTGCGGCCGAGCTTCTTCGGATGTCCCTTCGTCCACACGCGCTGAGCACCCCAGATCACGGTCGGGATGATCGGCGCACCGGACTCGATGGCCATCCGCGCCGCGCCCGACTTGAACGCCTTGATCTCGAAGCTGCGGCTGATCGTCGCCTCCGGGTAGACGCCGACGAGTTCGCCTCGCTTGAGGTAGTCCACCGCCGCCCGGTAACTGTCGGCGCCGGCGGCGCGGTCGACCGGAATGTGCTTGAGCGAGCGCATGATCGGACCGGAGATCTTGTTGTCGAAGACCTCCTTCTTCGCCATGAACCGCACCTTGCGGCGTCCCTGGAGGTGAGCGGGGATACCGGCGTAGGTGAAGTCGAGATAGCCGGTGTGGTTGATCGCGACGACGCCCGGCCCCTCGGCCGGGACGTGCTCGACCCCCGACACCTTGAACTTCAGACCTTCGGCCAGCCACAGCAGGCGGGCGGCGGTGATCACGGTGTCGTAGACGGGTTCCATGCCGGAAAGCTTAACCAGTGACAGGACGCGGCAGGTCAGGCGTCGGCGGCACCGATGCGGGTGACGGCGAACACCAGGTCGACGGCGGCGTCGGAGAGTTGTTCGGGCGTCAGCGCCAACCGGCCGTCGATGTGGTCGAGGTAGAGGGCCACGAGGGCGCCGGTCAGCGCGGAGGAGATCACCGCGACACGCTCGGGGGCGAGCGAGCTCTCGTCGGCGACCATACCCAGGACGGCTTCGACGAATCCGGGAACTGTGGCCGCACGATGAGCACGGAGGACGTCGTCGGCGAGCGGTTCGCGCAGCAGGATCCGGGCCCGGCCGGGGTTGTCCTGGAAGAATTCGCGGAAGACCTCGAGCATCGCGCGCACGCTCCCGCGGAGGTCGGCGGGCCGGTCGAGGCCGGCGATCCGGGCGAGGAGTTGTTCGGTGACGCGGTCGTACACCGCGGTGACCAGCTGCTCGGTGGAGGAGAAACTCTCGTAGAAGTAGCGCGGACTCAGGTTGGCCTCGCGCACGACCGCCCGCATCGTCACCGCGCCGGTGCCGCCGTTGCCCAACAGGGTCTCGGCGACGGCGAGCATCTGCTCGCGCCGGTCGATCGAGCGGTCCTCGAGCGTCTGCCCGCGCCACAGCTTCCCCGAACTCATCTGAACATCGTCGCATCCCGCGGTCGGGCCGCCATTGACATCGCCCGATTCAACATGAATCATGCGATTCATGTTCGATGAACAAGCCTTCCAGGAAGCCCTAGCCCGTCCGCGCCTCGCCAAGCCCGCGCCCGACTACCTAGACGCCAATCGCGGCGTGGAGATCCGGGCCATCCCGGAGGACGAGTTGCAGCGGTCGACCATCGAGTGGTTCGACGCCTTCGACAAGAAACTCGTCCACCTGAGCGACGTCCACAACACCGATCTCAGCTGGATCATGACGTGGGCCAAGAAGTACTGGTGGAGCTTCCTCGTCCGCGACATGAGCGTGAACGACGAGCTCTACGCACCCGACCTGCGCTACACCGACGTCACGACGTTCGGCCGCACGGTCGTCGGGATCGACGACTTCGTGACCTACAACTTCGCCTTCTTCGACGCCATCCCCGACTGGCGCTACGACCCGCTGCCCGACCAGGTCTACGTCGACGTCCAGCCGGACGGCACCGTGCGCACGGTCATCCGCTACATCGGCAGCGGCCACTTCAGCGGCGCGCTGCGGATGTATCCGTACGACGAGTCGGCGCCGACCATCTACGGCGACGGCCGGTTCATCCAGGCACCGGCGGTGGACCGGTACCACTTCAACGCCGGCGGCCTGATGGAGGAGGGCGAGACGCTCTACGACTTCATCGACGCCGTCCAGCGCGCCGGCATCATGCCCCGCGACGACAGCAAGCTCGTCCGGGGTCTGTTCGCGGCGTCGAAGCTGCCGATCCTGGCCCGCGCCGCCCTGAAGCGGCTCGGGCGGTAGGGGTCCGCGGCGGTGAGACCCGTCACGTGGGCACCTCGTCGGGACTCATGGCCCACGCGACCGGAAAGGGCGGGTCGATACCCTGGAGGCCTGTAGTGCTCGCCGCGGCAGCCCCGCGCACACCAGGAAAGGCCCCTACGTGCAGATCACCAGCATCGGTCATGCCGGTTTCCACATCCAGACCACCGCCGGATCGATCCTCTGCGACCCGTGGGTCAACCCGACCTACTTCGCCTCGTG harbors:
- a CDS encoding Cof-type HAD-IIB family hydrolase → MTFGPPTLIASDVDGTLIDDENRVSSRTVSVLSAARAAGVEFVLATGRPPRWIAEITDQFAGTDAFVRYAVCANGAIIYDAEHDRVLWSANLEPDALVKLGEIAYQQIPGCGIAAERAGRSAHDAATAPFVASAGYEHAWLNPDHVEVGDDEVFSEPAVKLLVRKPDMPSGVMAARLQPFVGDLAQVTFSTDNGLVELSVPGTHKASGLARLCEATGLPGDGLIAFGDMPNDVEMLTWAGHGVAMGHGHQAALDAADEITVGNNDDGVAKVLERWFS
- a CDS encoding TetR/AcrR family transcriptional regulator, with the protein product MSSGKLWRGQTLEDRSIDRREQMLAVAETLLGNGGTGAVTMRAVVREANLSPRYFYESFSSTEQLVTAVYDRVTEQLLARIAGLDRPADLRGSVRAMLEVFREFFQDNPGRARILLREPLADDVLRAHRAATVPGFVEAVLGMVADESSLAPERVAVISSALTGALVALYLDHIDGRLALTPEQLSDAAVDLVFAVTRIGAADA
- a CDS encoding lysophospholipid acyltransferase family protein — translated: MSSGARREREPVYRTLEIIANTLVRAQGLDLHFTGVQNIPETGGAVLCVNHTGYVDFIPAALGVQRAGRRTRFLIKSEVMDVAIMRFLVNHTKTVAVDRSRGAEAYRAALGRLRDGHIVAVYPEATISRSFELKEFKSGAVRMAAEAGVPIVPAIVWGAHRQWTKSGTRGAGGGTRNMGRSRLPVHIRYGLPFTVDAAEKPERETLRLRDAMNSMLLEVQDAYGPHPAGEFWVPSRLGGSAPTPPEAAVIEADEALRKAEARARKAAEESRDRGNR
- a CDS encoding lysophospholipid acyltransferase family protein; amino-acid sequence: MEPVYDTVITAARLLWLAEGLKFKVSGVEHVPAEGPGVVAINHTGYLDFTYAGIPAHLQGRRKVRFMAKKEVFDNKISGPIMRSLKHIPVDRAAGADSYRAAVDYLKRGELVGVYPEATISRSFEIKAFKSGAARMAIESGAPIIPTVIWGAQRVWTKGHPKKLGRTGYPISIGVCEALEPTGDPDALTAKLHEVMSAKLIELQDAYGEHPKGEFWVPARLGGSAPTLEEANRMDAEEQAERAAKRAERDNP